The sequence below is a genomic window from Theobroma cacao cultivar B97-61/B2 chromosome 6, Criollo_cocoa_genome_V2, whole genome shotgun sequence.
AATGAGCATATCTTTGAAATCCTCATATTATCTTCGTCACTTGAGTTTGTATAGGTTAATTACTTACAAGTGGAAAGAAGAAACCAAAAAGAGCATTTGGTCATgagaaattttacaccacatGGTCATGAGGAATCGACTGAGGCATTAGAATCACAACGTGATCAACCCAAATGAAATGAACAATGATGAAGAATTCATGCAATCATAAGCTATGATATACCCTCTTCAgcttttccttctctttgtcTGTACGAGGAGTGAGTAGCTCCTTCCCTTCCACAACCTAACAGTAAAAACGAAATacaattgaaaattgaaatacaTAACTGAATATAACAAGGAATAACTTCTAATTACTAACCCAATCTAACACATATTATTTCTCCTTTGATCTTCTAAGTGAAAAGAGAATTCTTTTACTTATAATTGCAACTATTCCCATTGAGCAAAAACAACCAAGACGCCTGGCACACTATTGGCAGGTGATATAGGATAGAACTCCTACACTGTCAGTGTTGAATACTTGAATCTTATTAAACTGATATTGCATTGAGGTGTTACTTAATCCTTTTGACAATATTATTTTTGCTTATCCATCTACCTAACTACATACTGCATAAGAAAACAGAGTCTAGAAATGACAAATCACATAATAATCTTGACAGCAAAAAGATGAGCTCCAAAAGTGGTATAATTCACCTCCACCATACAAGTCCCACAGGTCCCTCCTCCTGCACAGTTTAACAGAGGTCTAGCCTGAAAATTAACAGCAAATATAAACTCACTTTGCAACAGTGCCATATATAAAAGTCAACATACATGAAAACATATTGCAATTCATGAACTTACATATGGTCCATACAACTCAATGTTATTATCCAGCATTATATCCCTAAGTTTCTGCCCACCACAAGCACTACGGAAATGAACATCCGGGGTACCATCTGGGAGCAAAACAGACTAAAAACCGCAAGATGCAAAATCTCTCTTTAAATACCAAATTCATGTTGAGTATATGTAACATATTGGTCATTAGAGCGTTAAGCATACCATATTTAACTTACATGAACAAATGCAAAATCAACTGCAGGTGGTTCCTCAGGCTCCCTGGCCAGGGATTCGCTCTCGAGGACGGTGCTAACAGCTCTGATTCTTCCTCTAGAGATGCTGAGATGCCTGGAGAGTCCAAGGGCCTTGTGCGAGCTGCTGGTGAAGTTGAACTTATAGGGTACTGAGAGGGTAGCTAAGCCATGAGTGTTAAGCTGGAGAGTACCCATTTCAGATATTTTATTCAAGATAATAAAAAGGTCTCTAAGTAATTAGATGTAGCAATgaattttatatgtttttttgcATGGCTTTTGTGGTGcttcttttttatcttatctAAGATTTAAATTGGGCCAAACGTTGATCATGGGCCTTGTTTTGGGCTCAACTGAAGACTGTCAATTTGCATAAATGGGCCACGTTTACAAATCGCAAATGGGTTTAAGATCTCACCCAAACGGATATT
It includes:
- the LOC18595981 gene encoding photosynthetic NDH subunit of subcomplex B 3, chloroplastic; the encoded protein is MGTLQLNTHGLATLSVPYKFNFTSSSHKALGLSRHLSISRGRIRAVSTVLESESLAREPEEPPAVDFAFVHSVLLPDGTPDVHFRSACGGQKLRDIMLDNNIELYGPYARPLLNCAGGGTCGTCMVEVVEGKELLTPRTDKEKEKLKRKPKNWRLACQTTVGKPDSRGLLVIQQLPEWKAHEWTYETIAPSEEP